GACGAATGCATGCAGGCTCTTTGCGACCTGTTCGTTCGAACGCGCCGGATCGGTCAGCAGCTCGAGCTCCTGGGCGAGCTGAGCGCGCTGCTCCAGGTGTTCGTGCGTGAGGCGCTCGACGCGCGCGGGGCCCCAGGCGTCCGCGTCGCGCAGCATCGGGAACAGAAAGCGCTCCTCCCAGTCCATGTGCGTCGACAGGGCCGCGAGCAGCGTGGTGCCCCGGCGCCGCAGCTGGGCGGCGGCATCTGGGGTGCCATCCACGTAGGCCCGCAGGGTCGCCTCGATCTCGGCGAGTCGCTCGCGCAGGTGGTCGTGGTCTTTGAGGACGAAGTCGCGCACTTCACTGGGTTGCATGTCTCTCCCCTCCGCCCTCGCGGAGTCGCAAGATGGGTGCCACCCGGCGCGCTGGCACGGAACCTGCTTAGTCAAACGGGCAAGGAGGATCCGATCATGAGCTTGTTCCAACGCATCCTGGTTCCCGTCGACTTCTCGGGGCACGCCGCACAGGCCCTGGACACGGCGATCGCGCTGGCGAAGCGCTTCGACGGGTCGATCGACGTGCTGCATTCCTACCCGATCGCGGTCGGCGCGATGACGCCCTACGGGGTCCCGTTCCCCGACACCCTCGAGAAGGACTGGCGCGCCGCGGCCCAGCGCACCCTCGACGCCTGGGGCGAAAAGGTGAGCGCGGCGGGCATTCCGGTACGGGTCCATCTGACGTCGTTGCCCGCTTCGGAAGCAGCCGTCGAGTTGGCCGAGGACGAGGGCATCGACCTGATCGTGATGGGCACGCGCGGGCTCACGGGTTTGAAACACGTTCTGCTCGGCAGCGTTGCCGAACGCACGCTGCGCCACGCGCCGTGTGCGGTGCTGACCGTCAAGGCCGACCCCGACGACGCGGCCGCTTGACAGTCCAGCGCGGGAGCCGAGCATGTCGGAAGTACATGTCCAAGGAACCCCTGGCCACCCGGCTCGCCTATCTCGAACTGGGCGAGAGCGAGTTCGCGCTGCTCCGCGAGCTCGCGACGCCCCTCGAGGCCCACGCGGACGAGCTGGTTCAGGCGTTCTACCGGCATCTGCTCTCCTTCGACGTGACCCGCAACCTGCTGCGCGACCCCGCGACGAAGGAGCGGCTGCTCGGCAAGCAGCGCGTCTACCTGATCTCGCTCGCCTCCACCTCCGTCGGTGTCGAGCGCGAAGCCCAGCTACGGCGCATCGGCGAGGTCCACGTGGAAGTCGGCCTCGAGCCCCAGTGGTATCTCGGTGCCTACTCGCTCTACTTCAACCTGTTGACTCCGTTGGTGATGCAGACCTACGAACGCGAACCCGAGAAGGCGACCCGCACTCTGGTCGCCTTGCAGAAGCGCCTGACCCTCGATGCCGAGTTGGCGATCGACGCCTACATCGAGCGGCACGAGGCGCAGCTGGCCTACATGGCGGATGAGCTGGCGCGCGAGGGGCGTCAGCTCCAGGCCGACCTGCGCGACCAGGACGAGACGCTGCGGGAGACGACGCGACGCGCGCGCGTGGCCGAAGAGCTGGCCTCGATCGCGACCCTCGTCGCCGGGCTGGCCCACGAGATCGGTACGCCGATGGGCGTGATCCAAGGCCACGCGAAGCTCCTCGAGAGCAAGGTGAGTGACGACGATGCGCGCTGGCGTCTCACGACGATCCAGGAGCAGATCGGGCGCATCTCCCGGATCATCCAGACGCTGCTCAACATGGCGCGTCCCGGATCGAAGGCGCATCGCCCGGTGGCCCTGCGTCCGCTGATCGAACAGACGCTCTCCTTCGTCTCGGAGAAGCTCGAACGACGCGCCATCACGCTGCACGCCGAGTTCGCCGACGCGCCGTCGGTGGCGGGAGACGCAGAGCGTCTGCAGCAGCTCTTCTTGAACCTGTTCTTGAACGCGGCCGACGCGATGCCCGACGGTGGCGACCTCACGGTCGTGCTGGCGCCGGACCCCGCCGGGGTCCGCGTCGAGGTGTCGGACACGGGGATCGGCATCGCACCCGAAGATCTCGCGCGGATCTTCGAGCCTTTCTACACCACGAAGGACGCGGGCCAGGGCAACGGCCTGGGCCTGATGGTGTCCCACGGCATCGTCGCCGATCACGGCGGCGCGATCGACGTCGAGAGCGACGTCGGCGAGGGCACGCGGTTCCGGATCGTGCTCCCCACGTCGCCTCCGCCGTCGGCCACCGCGCGAGGAAACTGAGATGGAACGTCCGCGGATCCTGATCGTCGACGACGACACCGCCATGCGCGAAATGCTGGCCTCCCTGTTCCAGGAGCAGTCCTACGAGACGATCGAGGCGTCTTCGGCGAACGCGGCACTCGATCTGGCGAAGGACGCCGAGTTCGACGTCGTCCTGTCCGACATCAAGATGCCCGGGAAGTCAGGGATCGCGCTGGTGGGCGAGTTGCGTCAGCTCCGGCCCCAGACCCCGGTCGTGTTGATGACCGCCTTCGGAAGCGTCCAGTCGGCGGTGGATGCGATGCGGGCCGGCGCACTCGATTACCTGACGAAGCCCTTCGAGCCCGAACAGGTGTTGCTCCGCATCGAGCGCGCCCTCGAACGGCGCCGGCTCGAGGAAGAGAACCAGCAGCTGCGGAGCTCGGTAGAGCGCACCGCGAACTTCGGCGACCTGATCGGTGAAAGCCCCGCCATGCGCGAGGTCTTCGCGATGATTCGCAAGGTCGCGGCGGGTCGCAGCAGCGTGCTGATCACCGGCGAGAGCGGCACCGGGAAAGAGGTGGTGGCGCGGACGCTCCACTATCACGGCTCGCGCCAGGAGCGTCCCTTCCTGCCGATCAACTGCACGGCGATTCCCGAGGGCCTCCTCGAGAGCGAGCTCTTCGGACACGTGCGCGGGGCCTTCACCGGGGCAACCTCGACGAAGCGCGGTCTCTTCGAGAAGGCGAACGGTGGCACGCTCTTCCTCGACGAGATCGGGGACATGGGCGCCGGGCCGCAGTCGAAGCTCTTGCGGGTGCTGCAGGACCAGGAGATCCGCCCCGTCGGCGGGACCCAGGCGGTGCAGGTCGATGTACGCATCGTCGCCGCGACGAACCAGGACCTGTCCGAAGCGATCGAGGAGGGCCGATTCCGCGAAGACCTCTTCTACCGACTGAACGTCATCCCGATCCACATTCCGCCGCTCCGCGAGCGACCCGAGGACATCCCGGCGTTGGTGAAGGCCTTCGTGGCGCGACACGGCGATGGTACGCGGAGCTTCTCGGCCGACTCGATTCGTCGACTCCAACAGGAAGCCTGGCGGGGCAACGCCCGCGAGCTCGAGAACTTCGTGGAGCGGAGCCTCGCACTCTCCGACGCCTCGGTCCTCCAGGTGACCGACCTCCCCGCGCTCGACGGACTGGATCACACCGACACCGACGCCGAGGAGACCGAACTCGTGTTGCGCGAGGCGGCGCGGCGGGGGATCACCCTGCGCGAGCTCGAGGATCGCTACATCGATCAGGTGCTCCTGCACACCGGCGGCCGGAAGGGCGAGGCGGCCCAGCGGCTGGGCATCGATCGCAAGACCCTCTACCGGCGTCAGCCCCAGCGCCCGAACTGAACCGGGCGCGTCGCCGTGACGGCTTCGCGAACCCGCCCATTCGGGCCCGGGGGCGCCTATCATGGCGG
This Myxococcota bacterium DNA region includes the following protein-coding sequences:
- a CDS encoding hemerythrin domain-containing protein, which encodes MQPSEVRDFVLKDHDHLRERLAEIEATLRAYVDGTPDAAAQLRRRGTTLLAALSTHMDWEERFLFPMLRDADAWGPARVERLTHEHLEQRAQLAQELELLTDPARSNEQVAKSLHAFVALLRADMEEEESAFLGADLLRDDVVGIDVETG
- a CDS encoding universal stress protein, which codes for MSLFQRILVPVDFSGHAAQALDTAIALAKRFDGSIDVLHSYPIAVGAMTPYGVPFPDTLEKDWRAAAQRTLDAWGEKVSAAGIPVRVHLTSLPASEAAVELAEDEGIDLIVMGTRGLTGLKHVLLGSVAERTLRHAPCAVLTVKADPDDAAA
- a CDS encoding sigma-54 dependent transcriptional regulator, giving the protein MERPRILIVDDDTAMREMLASLFQEQSYETIEASSANAALDLAKDAEFDVVLSDIKMPGKSGIALVGELRQLRPQTPVVLMTAFGSVQSAVDAMRAGALDYLTKPFEPEQVLLRIERALERRRLEEENQQLRSSVERTANFGDLIGESPAMREVFAMIRKVAAGRSSVLITGESGTGKEVVARTLHYHGSRQERPFLPINCTAIPEGLLESELFGHVRGAFTGATSTKRGLFEKANGGTLFLDEIGDMGAGPQSKLLRVLQDQEIRPVGGTQAVQVDVRIVAATNQDLSEAIEEGRFREDLFYRLNVIPIHIPPLRERPEDIPALVKAFVARHGDGTRSFSADSIRRLQQEAWRGNARELENFVERSLALSDASVLQVTDLPALDGLDHTDTDAEETELVLREAARRGITLRELEDRYIDQVLLHTGGRKGEAAQRLGIDRKTLYRRQPQRPN
- a CDS encoding protoglobin domain-containing protein, producing MSKEPLATRLAYLELGESEFALLRELATPLEAHADELVQAFYRHLLSFDVTRNLLRDPATKERLLGKQRVYLISLASTSVGVEREAQLRRIGEVHVEVGLEPQWYLGAYSLYFNLLTPLVMQTYEREPEKATRTLVALQKRLTLDAELAIDAYIERHEAQLAYMADELAREGRQLQADLRDQDETLRETTRRARVAEELASIATLVAGLAHEIGTPMGVIQGHAKLLESKVSDDDARWRLTTIQEQIGRISRIIQTLLNMARPGSKAHRPVALRPLIEQTLSFVSEKLERRAITLHAEFADAPSVAGDAERLQQLFLNLFLNAADAMPDGGDLTVVLAPDPAGVRVEVSDTGIGIAPEDLARIFEPFYTTKDAGQGNGLGLMVSHGIVADHGGAIDVESDVGEGTRFRIVLPTSPPPSATARGN